In Mesorhizobium sp. M9A.F.Ca.ET.002.03.1.2, the DNA window GCGAGGAAGCAAGTTTCTTTTGCCTGTGCGATGGCGTCACCGCGCTGCCATTCGGCACCGCCCAGGACCACAAGCGCGTCGGTGACGGCGACCTTGGCCCGAACACCGGCGGCATGGGAGCTTATTCGCCGGCGCCGGTGATGACGCCGGAGATGATCGAGCGCACGATGCGCGAGATCGTCGAGCCGACCATGCGCGGCATGGCTGAACTTGGCGCGCCGTTTTCGGGCGTGCTGTTTGCCGGGCTGATGATATCGGACAAGGGGCCGAAGCTGATCGAATACAACACCCGTTTCGGCGATCCGGAATGCCAGGTGCTGATGATGCGGCTGAAGGACGATCTCTTGGTCCTGCTCAACGCGTCCGCCGACGGCCAGCTTGCGCATATGTCAGCGCGCTGGCGCGACGAGGCAGCGCTTACCGTGGTGATGGCGGCCAGGGGTTATCCCGGCACGCCGGAAAAGGGCTCGGTCATCCGCGGCGTCGAAGAGGCCGCGGATGACGGCGTCGAGGTCTTTCATGCCGGCACCGCCATCAACAGCGGCGCGCTGGTCGCCAATGGCGGCCGCGTGCTCGACGTCACGGCGACCGGCGGCACGGTCGGTGAGGCGCAGAGACGAGCCTATGCCGCACTCGACCGGATCGATTGGCCGCAAGGCTTCTGCCGCCGCGACATTGGCTGGCAGGCCGTCGCGCGCGAGAAGGCCGGCGCCGGACCTTGATCCCGCCAGGGGGATCAGGCTGCCTGGTTCGTGCGGCTCGTTCTTGCCCATGCCGGCAGCCAGTCGCCATGAGCGGCGAGCAGATCATCGACCAGCGACCATATCTGGTCGAGGTCGAGCTCGGCGGCGGTGTGCGGATCCATCATCGCCGCGTGGTAGATGTGCTCGCGATTTTCCGTCATCAGCGCCCGCACTGTCAGTTCCTGCACATTGATGTTGGTGCGGATCAGCGCCGTCAATTGCGGCGGCAGGTCGCCGATATAGGTCGGCTGGATGCCTGAGGCGTCGACCAGGCACGGCAATTCGGCCGCGCAGTCAAAAGGCAGCGAGGTGATGCAGCCATTGTTGCGGACATTGCCGTAGATCACAGAGGGCTCGCCGGTCCACACCGAATTCATGATCGAGGAGGCATATTCCTTCGACTGTTCGACCTCGATCCGGTCTGCCGAGCGGTAGGCCTCCGCCTGCCCCTTCCAGTGCTCAATCTGTTCGATGCAGCGCTTCGGATATTCGTCGAGCGGGATGCCGAACTTTTCTATCAGGTCGGGCCGGCCCTCCTTGATGAAATAGGGCGTGTATTCGGCGAAATGCTCGGAGCTTTCGGTGACGAAGAAGCCCAGGCGCGTCAGCATCTCGTAGCGCACCTTGTTGGGGCAGCGCGGATTCCAGCCGGGCTTGGGTGCGCGGCCTTCACGATAGGCGCGCACGAGGTCGGGATAGAGGTCGCGGTAGGAGCCGTCCGGCTGGCGATGTTCGAACTTCAGATAGAAGGCCATGTGGTTGATGCCGGCCGAGCGATAGCGGATTTCCTCATAGGGGATGTCGAGGTCGTGCGCCAACTCCATCGCCGTGCCCTGTACCGAATGGCAGAGGCCGACCTGTTTGATGTCAGGATATTTCTCGGCGATCGCCCAGGTGTTGATCGCCATCGGGTTGACATACTGCAGCAAGATCGCCTCGGGACAGACGGCGAGCATGTCCTCGCAGATCTTCCACAGATGCGGAACGGTCCTCAGGCACCGCATGATGCCGCCGACGCCGAGCGTGTCGGCGATCGTCTGGCGCAGGCCGTATTTCTTCGGCACTTCGAAGTCGGTGACGGTGCAGGGCTCGTAGCCGCCGATCTGGAAGGCGACGACGACGAAATCGGCGCCCGCCAGCGCCTTGCGCTGGTCGGAATGGGTCTCGGCCTTTGCCGTGGCGCCGAGCGTCGCGATCAGCTTGTTGACGACGACGGCGCTCTCCTCCAGCCGCTGCGGATTGAGGTCCATCAGCGCGATCGTCGCGCCCGAAAGCGACGGACGCTGCAGCATGTCGCCGACGATGTTCTTCGTGAACACAGTCGAGCCGGCGCCGATGAAAGTGATCTTGGGATTTCTTGCCACGCTAACCTCCGGCATATGTTCAGGCCACGTCGAATGCGGCCCTGACGAGCCGTTCGGTGTAGGCGGTCTTGGGATTGGACAGGACGTCGTCGACGGGACCCTGCTCGACGATCTTGCCGTGCTGCATGACGATGACGCGGTGGCACAGCGCGCGCACCACCTTGAGGTCGTGCGAGATGAAGAGATAGCTGAGGCCGCGCTCGTCCTGCAGCTTGCGAAGGAGATCGATGATCTGCGCCTGGACGGAGAGGTCCAGCGCCGATGTCGGCTCGTCGAGCAGGATGAATTCGGGTTCCAGCGCGATGGCGCGGGCAATCGCGATGCGCTGGCGCTGGCCGCCGGAGAATTCGTGCGGAAATCGCGACAGTATATCGCCGGGCATGCCGGCGCTGACCAGCGCCTCGGCGACCCGTTCGATGCGCTCGCGCCGCGTCGTCCCGATCCTGTTGACGATCAGCCCTTCCTCGATGATCTGCCCGATCGTCATGCGCGGATTGAGCGACGAGAACGGATCCTGGAAGACGATCTGCATGCGCGAACGCAGCGGCCGCATCTCGGTCCGCGACAGGTCCTGGATCGGCTTGCCGTCGAAACGGATCTCGCCGCGTTTGGCGTCGGTCAACCGGAGCAGGGCCTGGCCGAAGGTGGTTTTGCCTGAGCCGGATT includes these proteins:
- the purD gene encoding phosphoribosylamine--glycine ligase, producing the protein MRVLLIGSGGREHALAWKIAASPLLTKLYAAPGNPGIGQEAELVTLDIADHAAVARFCTEKKIDLVVVGPEGPLVAGIADDLRAADIRVFGPSRAAARLEGSKGFTKDLCAKYDIPTAAYGRFDDLASARAYVEKMGAPIVIKADGLAAGKGVTVAMTLTEALAALDACFEGSFGQAGAEVVVEEFLTGEEASFFCLCDGVTALPFGTAQDHKRVGDGDLGPNTGGMGAYSPAPVMTPEMIERTMREIVEPTMRGMAELGAPFSGVLFAGLMISDKGPKLIEYNTRFGDPECQVLMMRLKDDLLVLLNASADGQLAHMSARWRDEAALTVVMAARGYPGTPEKGSVIRGVEEAADDGVEVFHAGTAINSGALVANGGRVLDVTATGGTVGEAQRRAYAALDRIDWPQGFCRRDIGWQAVAREKAGAGP
- a CDS encoding alpha-glucosidase/alpha-galactosidase, translating into MARNPKITFIGAGSTVFTKNIVGDMLQRPSLSGATIALMDLNPQRLEESAVVVNKLIATLGATAKAETHSDQRKALAGADFVVVAFQIGGYEPCTVTDFEVPKKYGLRQTIADTLGVGGIMRCLRTVPHLWKICEDMLAVCPEAILLQYVNPMAINTWAIAEKYPDIKQVGLCHSVQGTAMELAHDLDIPYEEIRYRSAGINHMAFYLKFEHRQPDGSYRDLYPDLVRAYREGRAPKPGWNPRCPNKVRYEMLTRLGFFVTESSEHFAEYTPYFIKEGRPDLIEKFGIPLDEYPKRCIEQIEHWKGQAEAYRSADRIEVEQSKEYASSIMNSVWTGEPSVIYGNVRNNGCITSLPFDCAAELPCLVDASGIQPTYIGDLPPQLTALIRTNINVQELTVRALMTENREHIYHAAMMDPHTAAELDLDQIWSLVDDLLAAHGDWLPAWARTSRTNQAA